A portion of the Thermodesulfobacteriota bacterium genome contains these proteins:
- a CDS encoding HAD family hydrolase has translation MQLSSHESARSGARLNTLALLIIILVFGGACARTAPEPVPYPDADPLPSWNDGAAKEAIFEFIRKATDESGPDYVAPEDRIAVFDQDGTLWVEHPLYTQGVFALGRIRALAPSHPEWSETEPYKSVIANDARAIANFTKADWKAIIAATHAGMTTEQFTETVRQWLATAKHPRYQRPYTDLVYRPMLEVIAYLRENGFRTFMVTGGGQLFVRAYAREVYGFPPAEIVGSSLVLSYEYGAGGGPVLVREPRLFLMDDGPGKAVGIETFIGQRPSAAFGNSDGDREMLEWTGAGSGARLMMLVLHDDPVREYAYGPAEGLPNTDVGTFPQSLANEADAKGWVIISMKKDWNRIFNFEEAQQ, from the coding sequence ATGCAGCTATCGAGCCACGAATCGGCCCGCTCCGGCGCACGCTTAAACACCCTGGCCCTGCTGATTATCATTCTCGTATTCGGAGGAGCGTGTGCACGGACCGCGCCAGAGCCCGTGCCCTACCCCGACGCCGATCCGTTGCCATCGTGGAATGACGGCGCGGCGAAGGAGGCGATCTTCGAATTCATAAGGAAAGCGACGGACGAATCCGGGCCGGACTACGTCGCCCCCGAAGACCGCATAGCCGTCTTCGACCAGGACGGCACGCTCTGGGTCGAGCATCCCCTTTACACGCAGGGCGTCTTCGCGTTGGGCAGGATACGCGCCCTCGCTCCGTCACACCCCGAATGGAGCGAAACCGAGCCCTACAAATCCGTCATCGCAAACGACGCGCGGGCGATAGCGAATTTCACGAAGGCCGACTGGAAGGCGATCATAGCCGCCACGCACGCCGGAATGACGACGGAGCAGTTCACCGAAACCGTTCGACAATGGCTCGCCACGGCGAAACATCCGCGCTACCAGCGCCCGTATACAGACCTCGTCTACCGGCCCATGCTGGAGGTCATCGCATACCTCCGCGAAAACGGCTTCCGCACGTTCATGGTCACGGGCGGCGGGCAGCTCTTCGTCCGCGCCTACGCAAGAGAGGTCTACGGCTTCCCGCCCGCCGAGATAGTCGGGTCGAGCCTCGTCCTATCGTACGAATACGGGGCCGGCGGCGGGCCCGTCCTCGTGCGCGAGCCCAGGCTGTTCCTGATGGACGACGGCCCCGGAAAGGCCGTCGGGATCGAAACCTTCATCGGCCAGCGGCCGTCCGCCGCCTTCGGCAACTCGGACGGCGACAGGGAAATGCTCGAATGGACGGGAGCGGGCAGCGGCGCGCGCCTAATGATGCTGGTGCTTCACGACGACCCCGTCCGCGAGTACGCCTACGGCCCGGCCGAAGGCCTGCCGAACACCGACGTCGGCACCTTCCCCCAGTCGCTGGCGAACGAGGCCGACGCGAAAGGCTGGGTAATCATCAGCATGAAAAAAGACTGGAACCGCATCTTCAATTTCGAGGAAGCGCAACAATAA